The genomic segment TGCACAACATATGTATGTTCATTTGTTAGTACTCGTCTGTTTGACAGTTTGTTTCATCTAAAGCCAgtgagcctcttttttttccaattactttttttatgagACATGATATAACTCTGGAGCTTTACTGCGGCACCAGCTTAAATATTGCAGAGACTGAGATTTGAAAATAAGTTTAAGCCCCCAATTTAAAGACCTGCAGGaaagttttgtttcatttttctgtcttttaacaCGTCTTTTCTTATTTCTCATACTGACTGCGTTCGCTAGAAAGAAGTACAGCATCTGGAAATATTTAAGTTTCACAGTTTAGTAAGAATGTGAAAGAAACGCTTGAAGTCTGCTTCGACTTTGGTGACGATGGAGGTTTTGTTAACCAGATggttcatttgcacattttaaatatttctagCGTTGGTGTGACCTACCTGAACCTGCTCCTGCTGGAGTTTTAAGTTTctatttgacaaaaacatgtgGTTTAACATGATTGTAGAGATGTATAATCTCTGTAATggttaaatagtttttttgttaaaaaaaaaggattattgtTTTTCGTTTCCTTGCAAACGTTTTCCTGTTAGTTTTTTTAacggaaaaaaagttattagcATTATTTTTGTTCATCTTGTTCATGTAGTTTTTGAAATTCCTCAGGTTGGGATTCATGATTTTTCACAAAAGAGCTTTTATGAAATGATAatagatttacttttttttttaaatagatttttcctATGCTGTGATGACTTGCATTTCCACATTAAAGAAACTGGCTAGTATATCATTGATTTAAGCctgtgtgttttaattattgAGGACACAGGTCTGACAGTAGTACATGACACTGCATTGTGAAGACTAGACACAACTAACAGCACTTCAAGCAAAGGTGACAATGTCTTAGGAATCTAAATGAATTGTTCTtgtcttaaaagaaaagacaacttTCTTTGCAATTTCAACCTAAtctctcaaaaaaaataaaaattaatatatttagaCAGTAAAAACTATGAAGGTCacggttttattttgaaggtgttAACCGGAAGAACTTCGTGTTTACTACGGGTAGtgaaccttcaaaataaaacgtttACAATAGTCAGATATAGTTACGCTGTGTGGCCACCAGAGGGTAGTGTATACCTGACATGACAACAAGTCTTATCAGTCAAACAATGACAAAGTTGTACTGTATCTTActttcatgtcattttataCGTCTTACTGCACCGTTTTAAAGGGaattattttatactttttactgccctacatttatctgacagattaacagtttgaaaataaaaacagcatatgAGGGGCCTAAATATGATGCCTTTTTATCAATCAAACTACCTAACAGTATAAAGTAAAGCTGAAACCACCAGTTGACTAATCAAATTGTTGGCtgaaaaataccaaacatttcatcttctcAAAGATGacaatttgctgtttttcccGCTAATTATGTAAAACGTGTATACTTTTAATTCTTTTGAGGTTGGCGGATTGTGATTGTGAATATTTctctaattatttttaaataaagtttaataaaCCAATAAAAGGGACAGTATATTACTAGTATATTTACAGTTtggtattagtacttttacttaagtagttttgacacagttttacTAGTGAGTTAGTATTTTTTAAAGAGTAGCATTAGAACTTTTACTTGAGGAAAAGGATCAGAATACTTCAGAACAACCGGTCCAATTGGAAGCTGTTGTTTACGAGGGACCCCGAAGGCGTCACTGTCCCACCCCTGCtgggcagagacacacagagagagaatccAGCCCCGCACACCGACACTCACAGGCGCTGTACTTCTCCTCCGACCCGCCGCGGGACCAGTCAACCTGTCgggaagaaaagcagcagaaagaCGCTGGACTCTCTCTGCCAGCGGCGTAACGTCATTCTGAGCAACTCACAGCAGCGCCGCTAGCGGGCTAAGCTAACAGGAGCGAGGCAGGCTAACGACAGTTGGCTAAAAGAAACTCCTGCTCCCCCGGTaagagcgagcgagcgaccgGCCGGCCTGGTcgtgccccccctcccccgcccacACTCACCGGTCACAGTCAATCCAGCTAACTGGCCCCCAACGCGTCAGAGACAGTAGAGCTCCGAGTTACTGCCGAGGGGCGACGGCGCTGAATTAGCTTCCGTGTCTAGCAGCTAAATGCTAAGTGGCTGGCTGTCGGCGAGTTGCCCGTGATGCTGCGAGtggagctaacgttagcatggTGTCATGTCAAGGAAGAGCCGTGCTGTCAGTGCTAAATGTGCTACTTATTTAATGCTATCAGCCTTGCGTACACGTTTGTGGATATATAACGACACAGGTTGACTGTATAACACAcgtaaatgtttaaatatgcaatagtttgtctctgttttgcaGCTGAAGACCTCCCACTGCCGGGTGCTGGTCCTGGCAGACCCAGCGATGTGAGCTGCTCTGGTGTGTTCATGTGGAAATCCATACAGTGCCTGGACAAGTCCGCTTCCATAGCTGGTCTGGAGGaccacactgctgctgtgacgTAAACCCCCGGCAGACCTGCAGCTGATTTGGCTGTCAAGGTTTTATGTTGGCTTTGATTGCAGCATAGCATCCTCCCCCAgagcagcctcctctcctcctctcctccactccctctGCTCGCCCTGTTGGGACTACTATGCCTCTGGGTCtgggaagaaggaagaaggcgTCCCCGTTGGTCGAGAACGAGGAAGCGGAGCCCATCCGCGCCGGTCTCAATGTGCCAGGCATGGACGGGCTCGACGGAGGCGTTCTTGGCCTGGGCGAAGGTGCCACCTCCGAAGGTCTGCCTCCTCCGCCCAGCAGCATGCGGCCTCGCCTCATCTTCCACACGCAGCTCGCCCACGGCAGCCCCACGGGCCGCATCGAGGGCTTCAGCAACGTGCGGGAGCTCTACGCCAAGATCGGTGAGGCTTTTGGGATACCGCCGTCTGAGGTGAGTCAGTCTGGTGATTAGGGGTGCCTCTCAAATTCAAGTGGCAGTTTTCTGTTTATCATTGTCATATATCATAGtctatttgacatttcatagatCAGTCGGTTAATGCTAATGCCAATTGCATTGCTGATTGTGGTCGGTGTGAGGTTAAATAGATTTGCTTCCGTTCAATAGGGCTGAAAGCATCACTGTAACTCTCGTCTGTTGTTTCCCCTGCGCAGGTTATGTTTTGCACACTGAACACTCACAAGGTGGACATGGACAAACTCTTGGGAGGTCAGATTGGACTAGAGGACTTTATTTTTGCCCACATTAAAggacagaaaaaggaaatagagGTGTTCAAAGGGGAGGATGCACTGGGGCTGACGATCACCGATAATGGAGCCGGCTACGCTTTCATCAAGGTGAGGAACATTAAATTGCCAGAGAGAAAAATTGATCCTCTTGTATCCGCAGGGAAAGACATGAGCCTGAAACTAAATATAGACAATAACTGCGGCACATAAAACGAGGGAAAATGACATTTATGTAGGAGAACACAATAAACTTGATAAGTGTGTGGGATTATCCATTTGATGTTCACCGTTTTCAGAGAATCCGCGAGGGGAGCATCATCCACCAGATCCAGGTCATCAACGTGGGCGACATGATCGAGTCGATCAACGGCCACCGCCTGATTGGCTGCCGACACTACGAGGTGGCCAAGATGCTGAAGGAGCTGCCCAGAGGGAAGGATTTCACCATCAAGCTGGTGGAGCCTCTCAAGGCCTTCGGTACGTGTTGGAGGAAGAAACGGAAAGTCACGTCTGAGATAAGGGTTTAACTGTGACATTTGTTGGGCAGTGTGGTTGTGCAGCAGCACGACATGCTCCCCAACCTTTTGTCTTCTACCCTCCCCCGAAATTCACTCTGAGTTACTGGAGCAGTCTtaacaaacagcaaatattaTTGTTACACTTGCGGCTGTGAAGGCAGTATTTAAGTTTAGATTTCATAGCTTTTCATTCAATGTACGATGATGTCCTTTAAACctcattttcattctctttgATTTATAGTTTATTATCTAAAATCATATTGCTTAAAATGAAGAGACAAAAGCCAGACTTAATGAAATTGGTGCCTAGGCTGCTCATGATAAGCATCTAACTGCTTATTAGGCCATTTAGTTGCCCCTTGGGTCCATTTTCTTCAGCTATAACATGCAGTAGCCTGCAAAGGACCaaattaactgtgtgtgtgtgtgtatgcgtgtgtgtgtgtgtgtgatgttcagcaCTGTCACAGCTGggaaataaagatttttatttggcAGTATAACGTGTTGATGGAAtgcttgatttgttttgtatagATATGATCGGCCAGCGGTCCGGAGGGTCCAGGTCGTCCTCGGGGGTTCAGCTGGGGACGGGCAGGGGAACCCTGCGGCTGCGATCCAAAGGTCCGGCTACCGTGGAGGAACTGGTGAGTGTGTTGACAGCAGCTGTTCCACTAATAACAGGTCTCTGTTCTCTTAAGTTTTGTTGTATCGCCTGAGTTTgtgttgcaatttttttttctttctcccccctcccagcCTTCTGCATTTGAGGAAAAGGCCATTGAGAAGGTGGATGACCTTCTTGAGAGCTACATGGGCATCAGAGACAGCGAGCTTGGTAAGGGTAACGCTGCTTCCAGACTGCAagcaaaaacactgcttttgcAGCCGCATTACCATCATGTCAAGCATCCTGCAGGcttgccacagaatgttccagaattTTTGCTGCTGGTGTGACTTCTGGATGCAgttttgcggacattttcctgaacttttcctggaCTTTTCCAAGTCTGAAAACGGCTGgttttaaatgtgtctgtggtTTAATTTTCTGTCGCATGTTCACTAAATGTTCTctgacgtctctctctctctctcctcagcggCTACCATGGTTGAGCTTGGGAAGGACAAAAAGAACCCTGACGAGTTTGCCGAGGCGTTGGACGAAACCCTGGGAGACTTCGCCTTCCCGGACGAATTTGTGTTCGACGTTTGGGGCGCCATCGGAGATGCCAAGGTCGGACGGGTGTAACCACTGGAATCGATGGAGCAGAACGATTTCTGTGTGCGACATGACGCCCTACAACATTTAGCACTACTAGGAAAACGCAAACACTACCGTCACAAGTTTGTTTTACTCCGGTGTATACTtctactgtttttgttttttttcatttcgggCGTACCTTCTGGGAGACTCTGCTTCGTCAAAGAGGATAATGCCAGTTAATGGGAGAAGAAAAGGTGACTCTGACTTACCAAGTGCTTTTATATGTCTTCCGGCTTAATCCCAAAACTACAAGCACGCTGCCGAGCATTCCCCTCGACCGCATCACGTGACCCTGCATGTCATTGTTGTAGTTGCTGGCATTGGAACAAGTGCAGCACAAGTCTCtactttgggggaaaaaaaaaaaatgaacggCAACAGCGAACGCAAAGTAGATATGTGATACTTGGCATAaagaaatgtgatatattttcCCCCCACTGTTGCTCTGCgctgtaaaccaacagtagaaGTGAACAGCGATCGCACTGTACCTCACCTGGTGAGCGTCGTCGGCCTCCCTGAAATGCAGCAGTGTCGTCCTGAACCACTCGATATTACTGTTGTGGATCCGTTTTTACAAGCATGTGCTGTTATATTTTTTATCGTCATCATGAATTCTGCTGGTtcaatgttttgttattttaagtcAAAGAAACATGCGTGGCTACAGAAGGGTCATTTTAAACTGTAGCTCCTGACCTTTTTTTGcccactgttcacacacacactccatgctttgtgtgtgtgtgtgtttctgtgagatAAATGGAGACGGTGGCACATTCCAGTCTTACGTACCCCACATCTGACAGTGTTAAAGAGAATCAGTGTTAATTAACCTGTGGTTGAAGGTCGTTCTATGGGAAATGAGAAGCAGATCAGTTTCCAGGTTTGTGGATTGtgttgacttatttttttttatatagctggtgttttttatataaagtgATGTGATATCTATTTTAAAACAAGTGTTTAACAGATGAAGAATTTGATCTTGTAACTACTTTGTTTTGAAGCAGAAAAGTATAGAAAGAAGAGAGACTGTGAAACGGAGAAGTTGTAttaggaagaaagaaagaaaatggaattgGTGAAGTACAAAAAgcctttatttaattttttttcctcatttcatgCAAGTATATCTTCGTTGGAGCAGAAGGATACCAAACTACTTCCACCATGTGTCACAGTTACATGTGttcacagagaggaaaaacaggcaATGTTGCACCAACTACTATGCGTAGGTAAACAGAacgtcttaaaaaaaacaaaaaaactttggtGTTAACCTTTTCAGTGTGTCCAAATTTATGAAGctacttttgttgtttttgtttcattctttaGAGTTGATGAAAATCTAAACTGGGGTcatgtgatgaaaaaaacaacatgatgctAGAACACTGTAACACTGAGAAGAACACGTTCATTTGATGGCTTTGTATTACACTGTTGTCATTGTCCAATTGTAATGCAATAATAACATTGACATGGCAgttttctcccctctctgtttttggtctttcCTGAACACAACACGGTGCTCTGCAGTTTGGAGCACACTCGGATATCCCACTGGTTTTATCTATAAATATTCAGATCAGATTGAGCAGTTATGAAAGAAGGCGATGTGACTGTTCACACTCCCGTGTCCTTACTGAAatatatatgacatttaaaTAGAGAGCGAGATCACTTTTGAGTGTCAAGTAATGAGATCCCCCCCCAGTGAACCTGATAGTGCTGGTGAAGCTCAGCGGGGTCATTTGctgttttgatttctgtttACCTTCTTAAGTCACCAGTGTCCGACTTTGGGACCGGGAGCACTTTTTAGTAACAgacttgctttttttctgcaaaggagaaaaacatgcCCCTTTGACTCAGCTGGAGGCTGCCCTGCTCCTC from the Scophthalmus maximus strain ysfricsl-2021 chromosome 17, ASM2237912v1, whole genome shotgun sequence genome contains:
- the gipc1 gene encoding PDZ domain-containing protein GIPC1; translated protein: MPLGLGRRKKASPLVENEEAEPIRAGLNVPGMDGLDGGVLGLGEGATSEGLPPPPSSMRPRLIFHTQLAHGSPTGRIEGFSNVRELYAKIGEAFGIPPSEVMFCTLNTHKVDMDKLLGGQIGLEDFIFAHIKGQKKEIEVFKGEDALGLTITDNGAGYAFIKRIREGSIIHQIQVINVGDMIESINGHRLIGCRHYEVAKMLKELPRGKDFTIKLVEPLKAFDMIGQRSGGSRSSSGVQLGTGRGTLRLRSKGPATVEELPSAFEEKAIEKVDDLLESYMGIRDSELAATMVELGKDKKNPDEFAEALDETLGDFAFPDEFVFDVWGAIGDAKVGRV